The stretch of DNA GGGTAATAAAATCGCTGTAATACGTTTTGCTTGAGCTAACATTGGCACCCATGTCAATGGCTCTGTCAATATCCGTAATTGCCTGTTTAGGGCTTCCCAACCGGCTTTTGCAGAATCCCCGGCTAAACTGAGCTTTGTAGTGTCCGGGATTCAACTGAACAGCTTTGTCAAAGTCAGCCAGTGCATTTTCCAGTTCGGCCAACCGGGTTTTTACCAGACCGCGTCGGTAATAGAGGTCTGCATCGTCTTTATTTAGCTCGATGGCTTTATTGAAATCCACAATGGCTCCTTTAAAATCATCGAGTTTAAAGCGGGCATAGCCGCGTCCGGCGAGGGCAGTGGATTTATTGGGCGACTTTTCGAGACCCAGGCTGTAGTCGGTCAGCGCGCCTTTCAAATCATTCATCTGCATTTTGCAGTTGGCGCGGGCGGTGAGAATGTTGGCATCGTTGGGAGCCAGCGACGCAGCTTTATTGAAATCGTTCAGCGCACTGTTGACGTAATTTATTTGCATCCGGCACAACCCGCGCTGGTAATACAGGAGCGGGTCGGCGGGGCTAAGTTCAATAGCCCGGTTAAAGTCCTGCATGGCTCCCCGGAAGTCCTCCTGTTTAGTGCGGTTCAACCCCCGGTATAAGTACGCATTGGCATCGCTGGAGTTCAGATCAATGGTTTGATCGAGGTCGTTGTTGGCTCCCTGAATATCGTTCAGGCTGATTTTTACCAACGCCCGGTTGTAATAACTGGGTGCATTTTCGGGGTTGAGGATGATTGCCGACGTAAACGCTTGTAAGGCAGCCGGATAATCCTTGGCATTACTCTTCTGAACGCCCTCGTTAAAGAAATCTGCCGCCGTTTGTTGTGCCTGAATATAAGTCACAGTTAACAAAAGGAAGCTTGATAGTACAGATGTACGGTAAAAAAAGTGCATAAATGTTTGGGTAGTTAAAATGTAGGGATTACGGGCAAAACTACTTTTTAATAATTACTATCCATAAGGTAAATAAATAAAAAATGTAACTGACTAAATAATTTAATTTTGAAAATTGACTATTTCTTGCTCGTTGTATGAAAATATTCAGAAGATAGAAACTGTAGAAATGGTATGAAATCAGTTAGCGCATCCGGGTTTGCGAAAAAATCGCCAATTTGACCCTTCAAAACCATTGATAATTATGCACATTGGATTCGTTGGCTTAGGCAAAATGGGGTTTAACCTCGTTACCAATCTCATAAATCACGGGCATACCGTGGTTGGGTATGACATTAACGAAGAACTGGCGAAAGCAATAGAAACTGTTGGCGCAAAGGGAGTTACATCGTTGACCGATATGTACAACTCCCTGCCCGAAAAGCGATACCTATGGCTCATGATTCCGGCTGGCCCATTAATCGACAATGTAATTGAGCAACTGCTGGCCGTTATGCAGCCCGGCGACGTTGTTATCGACGGGGGTAATTCGCACTATCAGGACTCAATTCGCCGACACGCATACCTGAAAGAAAAAGGTATTGGTTTCCTCGACTGTGGCACAAGCGGTGGCATTAGTGGCGCACTTAATGGTGCCTGCACAATGGTTGGTGGCGACCCCGACGTGATTGAGCCACTGCACCAGGTATTCGATGATATTTCGGTTGATAACGGCTATCTGTATACCGGACCGGCAGGTAGCGGCCACTTTGTGAAAATGGTACACAACGGCATCGAATACGGTATGATGCAGTCGATTGCCGAAGGTTTTGAGGTGCTGGAAAAAAGTCCGTTTCCGTTCAACCATGCCGAAGTGGCCCGCATGTGGAGCCACGGTTCGGTTATTCGCGGCTGGCTGATGGAACTGACAGAGAACGCTTTCCGTAAAGACGCCAATTTAGACGGCATCAAAGGGCGCATGTTCTCATCGGGCGAAGGCAAATGGACGCTCGAAACAGCCCTCGACCTGGGCGTACCGACGCCCGTTATCGCGCTCTCATTGCTGACCCGCTATCGGTCGTTGCAGGACGATACGTTTACGGGAAAAGTTGTTGCAGCCCTACGAAACGAGTTTGGCGGCCACGCTGTAGCAAAAAATTAGGTCCTCACCAAGGTGTTATTAAAATTTTCGTTAACATTGTAGAAGGGTCTGGGCAGTTTCGATTGTCATAACGGCACAATTGAAACGGCTCAGACTCTTTTTGTAGCCAGTAACCGCTGTACCTAATTGTTTTCATGAAAGTATTGAGCACTATCCACGATCCTGTTTTCACGGCTCGCTCCTACAATTCGGTTGATCGCTTCTTTCTGAAACTTATTAAAGATGAGCGTGATCTGCCGTTCATCTATCTAACCCTGAAAATTACTTTCACGCTGATTCCGCTGGCGGTGCTGCTGTTTGTAGTGCCGGTGTTCAGCGGCCTATGGTGGGCTATTGCTGCCGTTCATTTTTTTATCAGCAACTTTCGGTTCAAAGGGCCGTTCGGACTAATGCTACACTGCACGAGTCATCGCCCGTTTTTCAAGCCCGAATACGGCTGGCTGAACAATTACCTGCCGTGGATCGTGGCTCCGTTCTTCGGACATACGCCCGAAACTTATTACAGCCACCATATCGGGATGCACCATCCTGAGAATAACCTCGAAGACGATGAAAGCAGTACGATGGCTTTTCAGCGCGATAGTTTCCGCAGCTTTCTGGCTTACTTCGGGCAGTTCTTTGTGCGCGGTGTGTATGATCTGCTCAATTATCTGAACTGGAAAAATCGCTCGAAACTGGCCCGGCGTGCACTCGTCGGCGAAATTACGTTTGCCCTCATTTGTGGCGGCTTACTGCTGCTGAACTGGCCCGCTGCGGTACTGGTGTTTTTCTTTCCGCTCGTTATTTATCGCTTGATTGCCATGCTCGGCAACTGGACGCAGCATGCCTTTGTCGATGCCAATGATCCGGGGAATGCGTATAAAAACAGCATCACCTGCATCAACGTCAAATACAACAAAAAATGCTGGAACGACGGCTATCACATTAGCCACCACGTTCGGCCTGCTATGCACTGGACCGAACACCCTACTTTTTTCCAGAAAACCATTGATAAATACGCTCACAATCGGGCTATCATCTTCGACGGACTGGACTTCCTGCAAATCTTCTTTTACCTCATGAACAAACGGTACGACGTGCTGGCCGCACATATGGTAAACCTGAACGGCACCACCTTTGCCGATGAGGCCGACGCCATCGAGCTACTTCGCTACCGCACGCAGCGCATCCCTGTCCGCCAACTGGTGCCGGTGTTGAATGATTGACGGGTTGACTGATTGAATGAAGGAATGATTGAATGGAGCGACAACAATCATTCAATCATTCCTTCATTCAATCAGTCAACCCGTCAGGACGCTCCGCCATCGATTCGGGCTTCGATAATTCGCTGCACGTTCGTGGGTACGTTCGATAGAAAATCGTAGCCGGTCAATTGCTCAAGTGCATCGACGGTTGTTACGTAGGCCCGCCAGGGCTTGTCGGCGGCAGCTTGTGTATTTGGAATATTGACAGCAATAACGCGCGTATTCTCAGTCACCATAAACGTAGCGTCGGTGCCGCGCGGCACTACCACCAGAATTTTCCAGAGCGTGGCCGGAACGGTCAGTTTACCGCCCGCCAGCGACGTAGCATAGCCGTTTTGCCCCGTACCACCTCCACCCGATGCACCGGCAATTATGAACACGTCGTTGCCCATTTCCATCAGTTGCCGCCCGTACTCCTCTACGTTTTTCCATACCTCGCGGTTGTGCCGGGGAGCTTGTGGCACGATGTTGGATAGAAGAAACGTGGCGGCATTATCTTCGGGCGTTGCGTCGCGGTCGTCGGAGGGGCACAGGTGGCCCCGGTCGAAGCCCGTGTTGGTATAATCGGACGGTTTCGCTGCATACCAGCCCTGCGGTAAGGACAGGTCGGGCCGGAAGTCGTTGGTTCGGCGGGCGTCGCCTTTCCAGACGGGGCTAAGCACCCAGCTTACCCAGTTGGCAAGGCCCCGGTCG from Spirosoma montaniterrae encodes:
- a CDS encoding tetratricopeptide repeat protein, which encodes MTYIQAQQTAADFFNEGVQKSNAKDYPAALQAFTSAIILNPENAPSYYNRALVKISLNDIQGANNDLDQTIDLNSSDANAYLYRGLNRTKQEDFRGAMQDFNRAIELSPADPLLYYQRGLCRMQINYVNSALNDFNKAASLAPNDANILTARANCKMQMNDLKGALTDYSLGLEKSPNKSTALAGRGYARFKLDDFKGAIVDFNKAIELNKDDADLYYRRGLVKTRLAELENALADFDKAVQLNPGHYKAQFSRGFCKSRLGSPKQAITDIDRAIDMGANVSSSKTYYSDFITRSTLPLLGSVVQDRYKVTELSDDRSDAFLVRGVLKNSLGDGKQALQDLNRAVELSPTNAEAYFIRGIVRSSMGDQRGSLIDCNSAIKLNPRHAEAYYLRGIIRYDSGDETNACGDLSRAGELGYAQSYKIITEKCNNNRPTAMR
- the gnd gene encoding phosphogluconate dehydrogenase (NAD(+)-dependent, decarboxylating); translated protein: MHIGFVGLGKMGFNLVTNLINHGHTVVGYDINEELAKAIETVGAKGVTSLTDMYNSLPEKRYLWLMIPAGPLIDNVIEQLLAVMQPGDVVIDGGNSHYQDSIRRHAYLKEKGIGFLDCGTSGGISGALNGACTMVGGDPDVIEPLHQVFDDISVDNGYLYTGPAGSGHFVKMVHNGIEYGMMQSIAEGFEVLEKSPFPFNHAEVARMWSHGSVIRGWLMELTENAFRKDANLDGIKGRMFSSGEGKWTLETALDLGVPTPVIALSLLTRYRSLQDDTFTGKVVAALRNEFGGHAVAKN
- a CDS encoding fatty acid desaturase family protein, whose translation is MKVLSTIHDPVFTARSYNSVDRFFLKLIKDERDLPFIYLTLKITFTLIPLAVLLFVVPVFSGLWWAIAAVHFFISNFRFKGPFGLMLHCTSHRPFFKPEYGWLNNYLPWIVAPFFGHTPETYYSHHIGMHHPENNLEDDESSTMAFQRDSFRSFLAYFGQFFVRGVYDLLNYLNWKNRSKLARRALVGEITFALICGGLLLLNWPAAVLVFFFPLVIYRLIAMLGNWTQHAFVDANDPGNAYKNSITCINVKYNKKCWNDGYHISHHVRPAMHWTEHPTFFQKTIDKYAHNRAIIFDGLDFLQIFFYLMNKRYDVLAAHMVNLNGTTFADEADAIELLRYRTQRIPVRQLVPVLND
- a CDS encoding DNA/RNA non-specific endonuclease gives rise to the protein MHYPIKTIALAVGISIALSACVGIRPVAPSGTPMSRTSNLALGNPSGAGSNDPNNYLISRPQYVLSFSRDRGLANWVSWVLSPVWKGDARRTNDFRPDLSLPQGWYAAKPSDYTNTGFDRGHLCPSDDRDATPEDNAATFLLSNIVPQAPRHNREVWKNVEEYGRQLMEMGNDVFIIAGASGGGGTGQNGYATSLAGGKLTVPATLWKILVVVPRGTDATFMVTENTRVIAVNIPNTQAAADKPWRAYVTTVDALEQLTGYDFLSNVPTNVQRIIEARIDGGAS